One part of the Alistipes onderdonkii genome encodes these proteins:
- the glpT gene encoding glycerol-3-phosphate transporter, which yields MWKILRPPKHKPPVAAEKIDKEYKRLRLQVFIGIFIGYAGYYLVRKNFTLAMPHLVEMGFDKGDLGIALSANAIAYGLSKFLMGGVSDRSNARVFLPLGLVLSALVTMFLGTSAGISSIIMMFITQFLIGWFQGMGWPPCGRVMTHWFSQNERGTKMSIWNVAHNVGGGMIGPMAAYGLLWFGSWQIGTFWFPAVVAIVVAMLAFLLIRDTPQSTGLPPIEKYRNDYPKNYSEKSEQELTTKEIFFKYVLNNKILWYIAFANAFVYLVRYGVLDWAPTYLKDIKGYDIKDVGWAYSAYEWAAIPGTIICGWLSDKVFKGRRAITTMIYMALVAVFIVIYWKNMDNVLLDNISLIAIGFLIYGPVMLIGVQALDLAPKKAAGTAAGLTGFFGYFFGTAILANIAMGSIVQHLGWDWGFIMLLAACALAFLFISFTYREEQYLVKQRK from the coding sequence ATGTGGAAAATACTACGACCCCCTAAACACAAGCCGCCCGTCGCTGCGGAAAAAATAGACAAAGAGTACAAGCGGCTGCGGTTGCAGGTATTCATCGGCATCTTCATCGGATATGCCGGTTACTACCTTGTCCGCAAGAATTTCACGCTGGCCATGCCCCACCTTGTCGAAATGGGTTTCGACAAGGGTGACCTGGGCATCGCGCTTTCGGCGAACGCCATTGCCTACGGGCTTTCGAAGTTCCTGATGGGCGGCGTTTCCGACCGCAGCAACGCCCGTGTCTTCCTGCCGCTGGGACTGGTGTTGTCGGCGCTGGTGACGATGTTCCTCGGGACATCGGCCGGTATCTCGTCGATCATCATGATGTTCATCACGCAGTTCCTCATCGGCTGGTTCCAGGGTATGGGCTGGCCCCCGTGCGGACGCGTCATGACCCACTGGTTCTCGCAGAACGAACGCGGCACGAAGATGTCGATCTGGAACGTGGCCCACAACGTCGGCGGCGGCATGATCGGCCCGATGGCGGCCTACGGACTGTTGTGGTTCGGGTCGTGGCAGATCGGTACGTTCTGGTTCCCCGCCGTGGTGGCCATCGTGGTCGCGATGCTTGCATTCCTGCTGATCCGCGACACGCCCCAGTCGACCGGGCTCCCGCCCATCGAGAAATACCGCAACGACTACCCGAAAAATTACAGCGAGAAGTCGGAGCAGGAGCTTACGACGAAGGAAATCTTCTTCAAATACGTACTCAACAACAAGATACTCTGGTATATCGCCTTCGCCAATGCGTTCGTGTACCTGGTGCGTTACGGCGTACTGGACTGGGCGCCGACCTACCTGAAGGACATCAAGGGTTATGACATCAAGGATGTGGGCTGGGCCTACTCGGCATACGAATGGGCAGCCATCCCCGGCACGATCATCTGCGGATGGTTGTCGGACAAGGTCTTCAAAGGACGCCGGGCCATCACGACCATGATCTACATGGCACTCGTCGCGGTCTTCATCGTGATCTACTGGAAAAACATGGACAACGTACTGCTGGATAACATATCGCTGATCGCCATCGGATTCCTGATCTACGGCCCCGTGATGCTGATCGGCGTACAGGCCCTCGACCTCGCACCCAAGAAGGCCGCCGGGACAGCCGCCGGACTGACCGGATTCTTCGGATACTTCTTCGGCACGGCCATCCTCGCCAACATCGCCATGGGTTCGATCGTACAGCACCTGGGCTGGGACTGGGGATTCATCATGCTGCTCGCGGCGTGCGCACTGGCCTTCCTCTTCATCAGTTTCACCTACCGGGAAGAACAATATCTGGTTAAACAACGGAAATAG